A stretch of Macadamia integrifolia cultivar HAES 741 chromosome 7, SCU_Mint_v3, whole genome shotgun sequence DNA encodes these proteins:
- the LOC122084411 gene encoding SKP1-like protein 1B, with the protein MSSKKVTLKSSDGETFDVDEAVALESQTIKHMIEDDCADNGIPLPNVTSKILSKVIEYCKKHVETPKADDRTADEELKTWDAEFVKVDQATLFDLILAANYLNIKSLLDLTCQTVADMIKGKTPEEIRKTFNIKNDFTPEEEEEVRRENQWAFE; encoded by the exons ATGTCGTCCAAGAAGGTGACTCTGAAGAGCTCTGATGGTGAGACCTTTGATGTCGACGAGGCTGTCGCCCTTGAATCTCAGACTATTAAACACATGATCGAAGACGATTGCGCGGACAACGGAATCCCGTTGCCTAATGTTACCAGTAAGATCTTGTCAAAGGTGATCGAATACTGTAAGAAGCACGTAGAGACTCCCAAGGCTGATGATCGGACTGCCGATGAGGAACTTAAGACTTGGGATGCTGAGTTTGTCAAGGTTGACCAGGCCACACTCTTCGATCTCATCCTG GCAGCGAACTACTTAAATATCAAGAGCCTGTTGGATCTTACATGCCAGACTGTTGCAGATATGATCAAGGGTAAAACTCCAGAAGAGATCCGGAAGACATTCAACATCAAGAATGATTTTACCCccgaggaagaggaggaggttCGGAGGGAGAACCAGTGGGCCTTTGAATGA
- the LOC122083152 gene encoding glycerate dehydrogenase, translating into MIARKVPNRASRRVHETGSNFKESSVLGSLSLSSATLNCGIRLQASMAKPVSIEVWNPSGKYRVISTKPMPGTRWIRLLTDQDCRVEICTQKKTILSVEDIIALIGDKCDGVIGQLTEDWGEVLFSALSRAGGRAFGNMAVGYNNVDVNAATKYGVAVGNTPGVLTETTAELAASLTLAASRRIVEADEFMRAGLYDGWLPHLFVGNLLKGQTVGVIGAGRIGSAYARMMIEGFKMNLIYYDLYQSTRLEKFVTAYGEFLKSNGEQPVTWKRAASMEEVLREADVISLHPVLDKTTYHLVNKERLAIMKKEAILVNCSRGPVIDEVALVEHLKENPMFRVGLDVFEDEPYMKPGLADMKNAVVVPHIASASKWTREGMATLAALNVLGKIKGYPVWSDPNRVEPFMNENSPPPAACPSIVNAKALGLTASKL; encoded by the exons ATGATAGCCAGAAAGGTACCAAATCGTGCCTCCCGAAGGGTGCATGAAACAGGGAGCAATTTTAAAGAGAGCTCAGTGCTAGGATCTCTCTCACTCAGTTCTGCTACTCTCAACTGTGGAATTCGATTGCAAGCTTCAATGGCGAAGCCCGTTTCAATCGAGGTGTGGAACCCAAGTGGGAAATACCGAGTCATTAGCACAAAACCCATGCCGGGTACTCGTTGGATTCGTCTCTTAACTGATCAAGATTGCCGCGTTGAA ATATGCACCCAGAAGAAAACCATCTTGTCTGTGGAGGACATTATTGCCCTCATCGGAGACAAGTGCGACGGAGTAATCGGGCAG CTGACAGAAGATTGGGGAGAGGTATTGTTCTCTGCACTGAGCAGAGCAGGAGGGAGAGCTTTCGGCAACATGGCTGTTGGATACAACAACGTGGACGTTAATGCAGCTACTAAGTATGGAGTTGCCGTTGGAAATACTCCT GGGGTACTTACAGAGACGACAGCAGAGTTAGCAGCTTCACTTACTCTTGCAGCATCTAGAAGAATAGTTGAAGCAGATGAGTTCATGAGAGCTGGTTTATACGATGGATGGCTTCCTCATCT GTTTGTGGGAAATTTACTCAAGGGACAGACTGTGGGGGTCATAGGAGCTGGTCGTATCGGATCTGCTTATGCTAGGATGATG ATTGAAGGGTTCAAAATGAACCTCATTTACTATGATCTGTACCAATCAACTCGGCTGGAAAAGTTTGTTACAG CTTATGGAGAATTCCTGAAATCCAATGGTGAACAACCTGTCACTTGGAAAAGAGCAGCTTCAATGGAAGAGGTGCTCCGTGAGGCCGATGTG ATAAGTCTTCATCCAGTGTTGGACAAAACTACGTACCATCTAGTTAACAAAGAGAGGCTTGCAATAATGAAAAAG GAAGCAATCCTTGTGAACTGTAGTAGGGGCCCTGTGATTGATGAAGTGGCTCTGGTTGAGCATCTGAAAGAGAATCCCATGTTTAGAGTTGGTCTTGATGTCTTTGAG GATGAGCCTTACATGAAACCTGGACTTGCTGACATGAAAAATGCTGTTGTAGTACCTCATATTGCTTCTGCTTCCAAG TGGACTCGTGAAGGGATGGCAACTCTTGCTGCTCTAAATGTTCTG GGGAAGATTAAAGGATACCCAGTTTGGTCAGATCCGAATCGAGTAGAACCATTTATGAATGAGAACTCCCCACCACCGGCTGCTTGCCCAAGCATTGTAAATGCAAAGGCCTTAG GTTTAACTGCTTCAAAGCTTTAA
- the LOC122084864 gene encoding protein MID1-COMPLEMENTING ACTIVITY 1-like has protein sequence MFGISSAWRGRKVAVAIAAIAAVGRRKPDRHTSTVTPGSARDRWVRRLDRLMERLEDIERDQREYTLDEEDRKVQDVLTRDPSKDETMVLKKTLSCSYPNLPFNKALQKENEKLQLELQRSQAHLDVGQCEVIERLIAVTENAASSLPEKDSPFTSSKKVEPNYLGGNGEKGHSFEGSYYSGNDTRTISRNSSSVSSGNDLLSNRGSHWHEEWHSDLLGCCSEPYLCLKTCFYPCGTFSKIATVATNRHMSSAEACNELMAYSLILACCCYTCCIRRKLRKTLNITGGICDDFLSHLMCCCCALVQEWREVEMRGIYGPEKTETSPPASQYMES, from the exons ATGTTTGGAATATCAAGTGCTTGGCGAGGAAGGAAAGTGGCAGTGGCCATAGCGGCCATAGCAGCAGTTGGACGAAGAAAGCCAGACAGGCATACTTCAACGGTGACCCCAGGAAGCGCTCGTGACAGGTGGGTTCGGCGACTGGATAGATTGATG GAAAGATTGGAAGATATTGAAAGGGACCAACGTGAGTACACCCTGGATGAAGAGGACAGAAAGGTGCAGGATGTTCTGACACGGGATCCCTCAAAAGATGAAACCATGGTGCTGAAGAAGACTCTCTCTTGTTCGTATCCAAACTTGCCTTTTAATAAAGCTCTCcagaaagagaatgagaaacTCCAGCTAGAATTACAACGATCACAAGCTCACCTGGATGTTGGACAATGTGAAGTAATTGAACGTTTGATTGCAGTCACAGAAAATGCGGCAAGTTCTCTGCCGGAGAAAGATTCACCCTTCACAAGTTCCAAGAAAGTGGAGCCAAATTATTTAGGTGGCAATGGCGAGAAAGGACATTCATTTGAAGGAAGTTATTACAGTGGAAATGATACTCGAACAATCTCAAG AAACTCCTCTTCAGTTTCATCAGGAAATGATCTGCTGTCCAATAGAGGATCTCATTGGCATGAAGAATGGCATTCAGATTTACTGGGCTGTTGTTCAGAACCATATTTGT GTCTGAAGACATGCTTCTACCCTTGTGGTACATTTTCTAAGATTGCTACAGTGGCCACAAACAGGCACATGT CCTCAGCGGAAGCCTGTAATGAGCTCATGGCATATTCATTGATACTGGCATGCTGTTGCTATACTTGCTGCATCCGAAGAAAGCTTCGTAAGACGCTCAACATCACG GGAGGGATTTGTGATGACTTCCTCTCACATTTAATGTGTTGCTGCTGTGCCTTGGTGCAAGAATGGAGAGAAGTGGAGATGCGTGGCATCTATG GTCCTGAAAAAACAGAGACAAGCCCACCTGCCTCTCAGTACATGGAATCCTGA
- the LOC122083706 gene encoding uncharacterized protein LOC122083706 codes for MKLRDRQDKVERMLSFYKSSKGNPFQEASTHVKGEVDVVGALLLVDNIKQQTCDIVDRAGVRTGTDSRFIFEATIRQKDSLVAEFMASQRGQGSNGGILGSTLSLAKVMYTANISDWCSAVLVPVGARCRDVGIASSIFQQGRGLTDFSLGPPLLYQYHDAAAALLVRRSKVAACLAEFVSGLGMQPDSTGSRHFLSTFGQVIYQLSKGTTLTLLGIRKMPKSQSPWTGLGFLTVPVGGLRCHNHLGMPTEASLPSVPTNTEDNIPTGSIGLMLETELDESSRIRGWVEMQNSNPRYLQWAVTLSDIPEDELGWGLSLGGMIQGPSARDHFQVEAFLNFNSGKRFSFQPGFVYVMDGTDRVPALMFRSSWSL; via the exons ATGAAACTGAGGGACAGACAGGACAAGGTTGAGAGAATGCTTTCTTTCTATAAATCTTCCAAGGGAAATCCATTTCAGGAAGCAAGTACCCATGTAAAAGGAGAGGTGGATGTTGTTGGCGCATTACTGCTTGTGGATAATATTAAACAGCAGACCTGTGACATTGTTGATAGAGCAGGAGTTAGGACTGGAACTGATTCAAGATTCATTTTCGAAGCAACTATTCGGCAGAAAGATTCTCTTGTGGCAGAGTTTATGGCCAGTCAGAGAGGCCAGGGCTCTAATGGTGGCATCTTAGGAAGCACGCTTTCTTTAGCAAAAGTGATGTATACAGCAAATATTAGTGATTGGTGCTCTGCAGTCTTAGTTCCAGTGGGGGCCCGATGCAGGgatgttggaatcgcttcaagTATTTTTCAGCAG GGGCGGGGCCTTACCGATTTCTCTTTGGGTCCACCTCTTTTGTATCAATATCATGATGCTGCCGCTGCATTATTGGTTAGAAGATCAAAGGTTGCTGCTTGTTTGGCTGAGTTTGTTTCTGGATTGGGAATGCAACCAGATTCTACAGGAAGTAGGCATTTCTTAAGCACTTTTGGGCAAGTAATCTATCAGCTTTCAAAAGGAACAACGCTCACCCTACTGGGCATTCGCAAAATGCCCAAATCACAAAGTCCGTGGACTGGTTTAGGTTTCCTTACTGTGCCAGTTGGTGGTTTAAGATGCCATAACCATCTTGGTATGCCTACTGAAGCTTCTCTTCCATCCGTTCCCACCAACACAGAGGACAATATACCTACTGGGTCCATTGGTTTGATGCTCGAGACAGAGCTTGATGAGAGTAGTAGAATCagaggttgggttgaaatgcagAACTCAAACCCTAGATATTTACAATGGGCTGTTACACTGTCTGATATCCCTGAAGATGAGCTAGGATGGGGTTTGAGCTTGGGAGGAATGATCCAAGGCCCATCAGCTCGGGATCATTTCCAGGTTGAAGCTTTCTTGAACTTCAATTCGGGAAAGAGATTCAGCTTTCAGCCTGGTTTTGTATATGTTATGGATGGGACAGACAGAGTTCCTGCTCTCATGTTTCGGTCAAGTTGGTCTCTGTGA